One window from the genome of Malacoplasma penetrans HF-2 encodes:
- a CDS encoding P35 family lipoprotein produces the protein MKIKKIKLLKALALTGAFGIVATVPVIVSACSSTSDNNTGGNTGGDGTQNQTINPELRESVNLSGALSDIFDSTGAQNANQKIAADIQQNHLNDVFVNGQELSQVEDLTVSVTGNFSRSSWDGLTFNGESGNWGSVGEDGNITDSVNIEEANKLIYTSESEQFDISSLDDFKTKLSTGDKLKTALEAAGAGTIDNTTTLAVANNIGFTDDDLLHINVTATPAGDSPTVTNYDLQIPVSNLNIVVPNLTITVAGTNIGEANRTTTNFSFNIGIDDTVSESNESASLATANRNDAKQALVALGLASSSTEGGNTTYTIDNDAVSAVVGVYNCRFDIDSATIAPVGESNDNFTITLQATPLEGYVWDDGSNGSKPVTINATFTAPATGS, from the coding sequence ATGAAAATTAAAAAAATTAAATTATTGAAAGCTTTGGCATTAACCGGGGCTTTTGGAATTGTTGCAACAGTTCCAGTAATTGTGTCAGCTTGTTCTTCAACAAGTGATAACAATACAGGTGGAAACACAGGTGGAGATGGAACACAAAATCAAACTATTAATCCAGAGTTAAGAGAAAGTGTTAATTTAAGTGGTGCATTATCAGATATTTTTGATTCAACAGGAGCACAAAATGCTAACCAAAAAATAGCTGCTGATATTCAACAAAATCATTTAAACGATGTATTTGTAAATGGACAAGAATTAAGTCAAGTAGAGGATTTAACTGTTAGTGTTACTGGTAATTTTTCAAGATCATCTTGAGATGGATTAACTTTTAATGGAGAAAGTGGGAATTGAGGTTCTGTGGGAGAAGACGGAAATATTACTGATAGTGTAAATATAGAAGAAGCTAACAAATTGATTTATACTTCTGAAAGTGAACAATTTGATATTAGTTCATTAGATGATTTCAAAACTAAATTATCAACTGGGGATAAATTAAAAACTGCTTTAGAAGCAGCAGGTGCTGGAACTATAGATAACACTACAACTTTAGCAGTTGCTAATAACATTGGTTTTACTGATGATGATTTATTGCACATTAATGTTACTGCTACACCAGCAGGTGATTCTCCTACTGTAACAAACTATGACTTACAAATTCCAGTATCTAACCTTAATATAGTAGTTCCTAATTTAACTATTACAGTAGCAGGTACTAATATTGGAGAAGCTAATAGAACTACAACTAACTTCAGCTTTAATATTGGTATAGATGATACAGTATCTGAAAGTAATGAAAGTGCTTCATTAGCTACAGCAAATAGAAATGATGCAAAACAAGCATTAGTGGCTTTAGGTTTAGCTTCTTCTTCAACTGAAGGGGGGAATACAACATACACAATTGATAATGATGCTGTTTCTGCAGTTGTAGGGGTTTATAATTGTAGATTTGATATTGATAGTGCTACAATTGCACCAGTTGGAGAGTCAAATGATAACTTCACTATTACTCTTCAAGCGACACCACTAGAAGGTTATGTTTGAGATGATGGAAGCAATGGATCTAAACCAGTTACAATTAATGCAACTTTTACAGCTCCAGCAACAGGGTCTTAA
- a CDS encoding P35 family lipoprotein, with translation MKIKKIKLLKALAMTGAFGIVATVPVIVSSCSSTSDNNTGGDNNGGGNTQNQTISTQLRSSVTLSGALSNIYNPTSGSNTNTLLAAQIKSNLNSVFENGEALANVDDLEITVNGNFPTTSEWTGTTAFAGNNGWNATQGLTDVLYDWNTAALNISSLNDLKTQLTSEKITSIITEASSAPASGTVFTVVENSALGLTNNADSIDANASRDLLHIHVTGTEGSNTTNYDLQIPVSDLNLVVSDLTVTVTGTNVEQTGSTTTNFTYNIGINETANFVQPTQAPSINSADTNGDGNKALVALGYANESDGNYTLNNEAISAGIGVYNSEFSNPTIAATQGGSSNQFTITLSATPKEGYVWEDGTRDAKSISFPVTFTVTTA, from the coding sequence ATGAAAATTAAAAAAATTAAATTATTGAAAGCTTTGGCTATGACCGGAGCTTTTGGAATTGTTGCAACAGTTCCAGTAATTGTTTCTTCTTGTTCTTCAACAAGTGATAACAATACAGGTGGAGATAATAATGGTGGAGGAAACACTCAAAACCAAACTATTAGTACTCAGTTAAGATCTTCTGTTACTTTATCTGGTGCTCTTTCTAATATTTACAATCCAACTAGTGGATCTAACACAAATACATTATTAGCGGCACAAATTAAAAGTAATCTAAATAGTGTGTTTGAAAATGGAGAAGCTTTAGCAAATGTAGATGATTTAGAAATTACTGTAAATGGTAACTTCCCTACAACTTCAGAATGAACTGGAACTACTGCTTTTGCAGGAAACAATGGGTGAAATGCAACTCAAGGTTTAACAGATGTTTTATATGATTGAAACACTGCAGCACTTAATATTTCTTCTTTAAATGATTTGAAAACTCAATTAACATCAGAAAAAATAACTAGCATTATAACTGAAGCAAGTAGTGCACCAGCTTCTGGAACAGTTTTTACAGTAGTTGAAAATTCTGCTTTAGGATTAACAAATAATGCTGACAGCATAGATGCAAATGCATCAAGAGACCTTTTACATATTCATGTAACTGGAACAGAAGGAAGTAATACTACAAATTATGATCTTCAAATCCCTGTATCTGATCTTAACTTAGTTGTTTCAGATTTAACTGTTACAGTAACTGGTACAAATGTTGAACAAACTGGTAGTACAACAACTAATTTTACTTACAACATTGGAATTAATGAAACTGCTAACTTTGTTCAACCAACTCAAGCTCCTAGTATTAATAGTGCAGATACAAATGGTGATGGAAATAAAGCTCTTGTAGCATTAGGTTATGCAAATGAAAGTGATGGAAATTATACATTAAACAATGAAGCGATTTCAGCTGGAATTGGTGTTTATAATTCTGAATTTTCTAACCCAACAATTGCTGCAACTCAAGGTGGTTCAAGTAACCAATTCACTATTACTTTAAGTGCTACACCTAAAGAAGGTTATGTATGAGAAGATGGAACAAGAGATGCAAAATCTATTTCATTCCCAGTTACTTTCACTGTAACAACAGCTTAA